From a single Miscanthus floridulus cultivar M001 chromosome 8, ASM1932011v1, whole genome shotgun sequence genomic region:
- the LOC136476092 gene encoding elongation factor 1-gamma 2-like, with product MALVLHAGSGNKNAFKTLIAAEYSGVKVELAKDFQMGVSNKTPQFLKMNPIGKVPVLETPDGAVFESNALARYVTRLKADNPLYGSSLIDYAHIEQWMDFATTEVDANTGKWLYPRMGFYPYAAVTEESAIAALKRAFGSLNTHLASNTFLVGHSVTLADIVLTCNLYLGFSRILTKSFTSEFPHVERYFWTMVNQPNFKKIIGDVKQAEAVPPVPKKAAPAKEQKPKEAKKEAPKEAPKPKVAEKPAEEEEAPKPKPRNPLDLLPPSKMILDDWKRLYSNTKTNFREVAIKGFWDMYDPEGYSLWFCDYKYNDENTVSFVTMNKVGGFLQRMDLCRKYAFGKMLVVGSEPPFKVKGLWLFRGSEIPKFVMDEVYDMELYEWTKVDLSDEAQKERVNAMIEDQEPFEGKALLDAKCFK from the exons ATGGCGCTT GTACTGCATGCTGGCAGTGGTAACAAAAATGCATTCAAAACACTAATTGCCGCGGAATACAGTGGTGTCAAGGTTGAGCTGGCAAAGGACTTTCAAATGGGTGTTTCCAACAAAACTCCACAGTTCCTCAAGATGAACCCTATTGGGAAG GTTCCTGTCCTGGAGACACCTGATGGTGCTGTTTTTGAGAGCAATGCACTTGCAAGATATG TTACTCGCTTGAAGGCTGACAACCCGCTTTATGGATCTTCACTGATTGATTAT GCCCATATTGAGCAATGGATGGACTTTGCTACGACAGAGGTCGATGCAAACACTGGAAAGTGGTTGTACCCACGTATGGGTTTTTATCCCTATGCTGCTGTG ACAGAAGAATCGGCCATTGCTGCCTTGAAGAGAGCATTCGGTTCCCTGAacacccatcttgcatcaaacACATTCCTTGTTGGGCATTCAGTGACTCTTGCGGATATCGTGCTGACATGCAATCTGTATTTGGGCTTTAGCCGTATCTTGACTAAGAGTTTTACCTCAGAATTCCCTCATGTTGAGAGGTACTTCTGGACCATGGTTAACCAACCAAACTTCAAAAAGATCATTGGAGACGTGAAGCAGGCAGAAGCTGTGCCACCTGTTCCAAAGAAGGCTGCTCCAGCCAAAGAGCAGAAGCCTAAGGAAGCCAAAAAGGAGGCCCCAAAAGAGGCCCCGAAGCCCAAGGTAGCTGAGAAACCAGCCGAGGAAGAGGAGGCACCAAAGCCTAAGCCAAGGAATCCCCTTGATTTGCTTCCTCCAAGCAAGATGATTCTTGATGATTGGAAGAGGCTGTACTCTAACACGAAAACCAACTTCCGTGAGGTTGCTATTAAAG GTTTCTGGGACATGTATGACCCAGAGGGCTACTCCCTGTGGTTCTGTGACTACAAGTACAATGATGAGAACACTGTGTCCTTTGTGACCATGAACAAGGTTGGTGGGTTCCTGCAGCGGATGGACCTGTGCCGCAAATATGCCTTTGGCAAGATGCTTGTGGTTGGCTCTGAGCCCCCTTTCAAGGTCAAGGGCCTCTGGCTCTTCCGTGGCTCAGAAATCCCCAAGTTTGTCATGGATGAAGTCTATGACATGGAGCTCTACGAGTGGACCAAGGTTGACCTCTCTGATGAGGCCCAGAAGGAGCGGGTCAATGCCATGATCGAGGACCAGGAGCCCTTTGAGGGCAAGGCCTTGCTGGATGCAAAATGCTTCAAGTGA
- the LOC136471463 gene encoding protein CYTOKININ-RESPONSIVE GATA TRANSCRIPTION FACTOR 1-like, protein MSTICMSQLSTLPLMEMEGEQDQRLFPAPFHVRKDPPILFPFMITSPVDQLQGQNSYGDQHLRQHVLSESTQQFTDRMMMNRSEVFPTRPSPFRQTIQSIDGDMIQRSAYDPYDIENNKHIEGLRSGGWTVSSSPPAAKMKITRRKATSEYPEGGGGAARKPRRRPQAHQDGSQLLQHQQQAMGVVRVCSDCNTTKTPLWRSGPCGPKSLCNACGIRQRKARRAMAAAAAAAASDGGAPQAATQQPKPAKKEKRSDVDRSSLPFKKRCKMVVVDHAAGGAATEATTTTPETAAPTKDQVDHHVSSDKQVNGHAATSLQSKIVATPPQAMSSFHAFPADEITDAAMLLMTLSCGLARPQLAMASS, encoded by the exons ATGTCTACCATCTGCATGAGCCAACTGTCTACTCTCCCTCTAATGGAGATGGAGGGAGAGCAGGATCAGAGACTCTTTCCGGCGCCCTTCCATGTCCGAAAGGACCCTCCCATCTTGTTCCCGTTCATGATCACCAGCCCTGTGGATCAGCTCCAAGGGCAAAACAGCTATGGAGATCAGCACTTGAGGCAGCATGTTTTGTCTGAATCTACTCAACAG TTCACCGATCGGATGATGATGAACCGATCAGAAGTCTTCCCTACTAGGCCATCGCCGTTCCGGCAGACTATCCAAAGCATCGATGGTGACATGATCCAGCGATCTGCATATGATCCATATGATATAGAGAATAATAAGCACATCGAAGGATTGCGCAGCGGCGGCTGGACAGTGTCGTCGTCACCGCCAGCAGCAAAGATGAAGATCACGCGGAGGAAGGCAACGAGCGAGTATCCCGAGGGCGGTGGTGGGGCAGCAAGAAAGCCAAGGAGAAGACCACAAGCGCACCAAGATGGCAGCCAGCTACTGCAGCATCAGCAGCAGGCTATGGGTGTCGTTAGAGTGTGCTCCGACTGCAACACCACAAAGACCCCCTTGTGGAGGAGTGGTCCTTGTGGCCCCAAG TCTCTTTGCAACGCATGTGGCATAAGGCAAAGGAAGGCGAGGCGGGCGATGGCGGCCGCCGCGGCAGCTGCTGCCAGCGACGGAGGCGCTCCACAAGCGGCCACCCAGCAGCCGAAGCCGGCCAAGAAGGAGAAGAGGTCGGACGTCGACCGGTCGTCGCTGCCGTTCAAGAAGCGGTGCAAGATGGTAGTTGTCGATCACGCTGCTGGTGGTGCAGCCACTgaagcgacgacgacgacgccagaAACCGCTGCTCCGACCAAGGATCAGGTGGATCATCACGTCTCCAGTGACAAGCAGGTTAATGGCCATGCCGCGACGAGTCTTCAGAGCAAGATCGTCGCCACTCCtccccaggcgatgtcgtcgttTCATGCCTTCCCGGCTGACGAGATCACTGACGCCGCCATGCTGCTCATGACCCTGTCCTGTGGGCTCGCTCGTCCGCAGCTAGCCATGgcttctagctag